The following proteins are encoded in a genomic region of Salvelinus namaycush isolate Seneca chromosome 12, SaNama_1.0, whole genome shotgun sequence:
- the slc13a2 gene encoding solute carrier family 13 member 2 isoform X1, giving the protein MVGCSWLWSHRNYLIIFLTPLLLLPLPLLIPTPQAKCGYAIILMALYWCTECMPLAVTALLPVILFPMMGIMESGAVCVQYLKDSNMLFIGGLLVAIAVENWNLHKRIALRVLLVVGVRPALLMSGFMGVTAFLSMWISNTATTAMMVPIAQAVLGQLCATEARQDERELQVEGKDNQAFELDTKAPQREEINTKQDLVKIQQDHMYKDEERDADSPLERRRKERELKYQLLTKGMSLSVCYSASIGGTATLTGTTPNLILKGQVDELFPGNGDVINFASWFGFAFPNMVIMLILSWLWLQFMYMGFNMKKSFGCGKKNEGDKEAFAVMKEEYRKLGSMAFAEGAVLTIFVLLVVMWFTREPGFMPGWATVLFNKDGAFVTDGTVAIFMSSLFFIIPSRPFCRGSAEEEEGEAGEEGKKKQKAPAALLNWQVVHERMPWNIILLLGGGFALASGSEASGLSQWLGESLAPLQSIPPFGISLLLCLLVGTFTECSSNTATTTLFLPILASMATAIGLHPLYVMLPCTICASLAFMLPVATPPNAIVFSYGNLKVMDMVKAGFMLNMIGILTINLGINTWGDAMFQLSTFPDWANITHGIKP; this is encoded by the exons CAGGCTAAGTGTGGCTATGCTATCATCCTGATGGCACTGTACTGGTGTACAGAGTGTATGCCCCTGGCTGTGACTGCCCTACTGCCTGTTATCCTCTTCCCTATGATGGGCATCATGGAGTCTGGAGCA GTGTGTGTCcagtacctaaaggactctaacaTGCTGTTCATTGGTGGTCTGTTGGTGGCCATCGCTGTTGAGAACTGGAATCTTCACAAACGCATCGCCCTCCGAGTACTACTAGTGGTGGGGGTACGACCGGCACT GCTGATGTCGGGGTTCATGGGTGTGACAGCCTTCCTTTCCATGTGGATCAGTAACACAGCCACCACAGCCATGATGGTGCCCATCGCCCAGGCTGTGCTAGGACAGCTGTGTGCCACAGAGGCCAGGCAGGATGAGCGGGAGCTGCAGGTTGAAGGGAAAGACAACCAGGCCTTCGAACTGGACACGAAAGCACCCCAAAGAGAAGAGATCAACACCAAACAGGACCTCGTCAAGATTCAGCAGGATCATATGT acaaggatgaggagagggatgCGGACTCACctctggagaggagaagaaaagagagagagttgaaGTACCAGCTCTTGACTAAAGGGATGAGTCTGAGTGTGTGCTACTCTGCCAGTATCGGAGGCACAGCCACCCTCACTGGCACCACACCCAACCTCATCCTCAAGGGACAGGTGGACGA GCTCTTCCCAGGTAATGGCGATGTGATCAACTTTGCGTCGTGGTTTGGCTTTGCCTTTCCCAACATGGTCATCATGCTTATCCTGTCCTGGCTCTGGCTGCAGTTCATGTACATGGGCTTCAA CATGAAGAAGTCATTTGGCTGCGGGAAGAAGAACGAGGGAGACAAGGAGGCGTTCGCAGTGATGAAGGAGGAGTACAGGAAGCTGGGGAGCATGGCCTTCGCCGAGGGGGCTGTGCTGACCATCTTTGTCCTGTTGGTGGTGATGTGGTTCACCAGAGAACCAGGCTTCATGCCAGGCTGGGCCACTGTACTGTTTAACAAGGATGGAGC GTTTGTGACAGACGGGACTGTTGCTATCTTCATGTCCTCGCTCTTCTTCATTATCCCCTCAAGGCCGTTCTGCCGTGGGAGtgctgaggaagaggagggagaggctgGGGAGGAAG GTAAGAAGAAGCAAAAGGCACCAGCTGCTCTGTTGAACTGGCAAGTGGTCCACGAACGCATGCCCTGGAATATCATCCTATTGCTGGGAGGAGGTTTTGCTTTGGCCAGCGGTAGCGAG GCATCTGGTCTGTCTCAATGGCTGGGTGAGAGTCTAGCTCCTCTACAGTCCATTCCTCCCTTCGGtatctctctgctactctgtctgTTGGTGGGGACCTTCACTGAGTGCTCCAGCAACACAGCTACTACCACACTGTTCCTGCCCATACTGGCCTCTATg GCCACAGCTATTGGGCTGCATCCTCTGTACGTGATGCTGCCCTGCACCATCTGTGCCTCGTTGGCTTTCATGTTGCCCGTGGCAACACCTCCCAATGCCATCGTCTTCTCCTATGGAAATCTCAAAGTCATGGACATG GTGAAGGCAGGCTTCATGCTGAACATGATCGGGATCCTGACCATCAACCTGGGCATCAACACCTGGGGAGACGCAATGTTCCAGCTCAGCACCTTCCCTGACTGGGCCAACATCACACATGGGATCAAGCcctga
- the slc13a2 gene encoding solute carrier family 13 member 2 isoform X3, which translates to MVGCSWLWSHRNYLIIFLTPLLLLPLPLLIPTPVCVQYLKDSNMLFIGGLLVAIAVENWNLHKRIALRVLLVVGVRPALLMSGFMGVTAFLSMWISNTATTAMMVPIAQAVLGQLCATEARQDERELQVEGKDNQAFELDTKAPQREEINTKQDLVKIQQDHMYKDEERDADSPLERRRKERELKYQLLTKGMSLSVCYSASIGGTATLTGTTPNLILKGQVDELFPGNGDVINFASWFGFAFPNMVIMLILSWLWLQFMYMGFNMKKSFGCGKKNEGDKEAFAVMKEEYRKLGSMAFAEGAVLTIFVLLVVMWFTREPGFMPGWATVLFNKDGAFVTDGTVAIFMSSLFFIIPSRPFCRGSAEEEEGEAGEEGKKKQKAPAALLNWQVVHERMPWNIILLLGGGFALASGSEASGLSQWLGESLAPLQSIPPFGISLLLCLLVGTFTECSSNTATTTLFLPILASMATAIGLHPLYVMLPCTICASLAFMLPVATPPNAIVFSYGNLKVMDMVKAGFMLNMIGILTINLGINTWGDAMFQLSTFPDWANITHGIKP; encoded by the exons GTGTGTGTCcagtacctaaaggactctaacaTGCTGTTCATTGGTGGTCTGTTGGTGGCCATCGCTGTTGAGAACTGGAATCTTCACAAACGCATCGCCCTCCGAGTACTACTAGTGGTGGGGGTACGACCGGCACT GCTGATGTCGGGGTTCATGGGTGTGACAGCCTTCCTTTCCATGTGGATCAGTAACACAGCCACCACAGCCATGATGGTGCCCATCGCCCAGGCTGTGCTAGGACAGCTGTGTGCCACAGAGGCCAGGCAGGATGAGCGGGAGCTGCAGGTTGAAGGGAAAGACAACCAGGCCTTCGAACTGGACACGAAAGCACCCCAAAGAGAAGAGATCAACACCAAACAGGACCTCGTCAAGATTCAGCAGGATCATATGT acaaggatgaggagagggatgCGGACTCACctctggagaggagaagaaaagagagagagttgaaGTACCAGCTCTTGACTAAAGGGATGAGTCTGAGTGTGTGCTACTCTGCCAGTATCGGAGGCACAGCCACCCTCACTGGCACCACACCCAACCTCATCCTCAAGGGACAGGTGGACGA GCTCTTCCCAGGTAATGGCGATGTGATCAACTTTGCGTCGTGGTTTGGCTTTGCCTTTCCCAACATGGTCATCATGCTTATCCTGTCCTGGCTCTGGCTGCAGTTCATGTACATGGGCTTCAA CATGAAGAAGTCATTTGGCTGCGGGAAGAAGAACGAGGGAGACAAGGAGGCGTTCGCAGTGATGAAGGAGGAGTACAGGAAGCTGGGGAGCATGGCCTTCGCCGAGGGGGCTGTGCTGACCATCTTTGTCCTGTTGGTGGTGATGTGGTTCACCAGAGAACCAGGCTTCATGCCAGGCTGGGCCACTGTACTGTTTAACAAGGATGGAGC GTTTGTGACAGACGGGACTGTTGCTATCTTCATGTCCTCGCTCTTCTTCATTATCCCCTCAAGGCCGTTCTGCCGTGGGAGtgctgaggaagaggagggagaggctgGGGAGGAAG GTAAGAAGAAGCAAAAGGCACCAGCTGCTCTGTTGAACTGGCAAGTGGTCCACGAACGCATGCCCTGGAATATCATCCTATTGCTGGGAGGAGGTTTTGCTTTGGCCAGCGGTAGCGAG GCATCTGGTCTGTCTCAATGGCTGGGTGAGAGTCTAGCTCCTCTACAGTCCATTCCTCCCTTCGGtatctctctgctactctgtctgTTGGTGGGGACCTTCACTGAGTGCTCCAGCAACACAGCTACTACCACACTGTTCCTGCCCATACTGGCCTCTATg GCCACAGCTATTGGGCTGCATCCTCTGTACGTGATGCTGCCCTGCACCATCTGTGCCTCGTTGGCTTTCATGTTGCCCGTGGCAACACCTCCCAATGCCATCGTCTTCTCCTATGGAAATCTCAAAGTCATGGACATG GTGAAGGCAGGCTTCATGCTGAACATGATCGGGATCCTGACCATCAACCTGGGCATCAACACCTGGGGAGACGCAATGTTCCAGCTCAGCACCTTCCCTGACTGGGCCAACATCACACATGGGATCAAGCcctga
- the slc13a2 gene encoding solute carrier family 13 member 2 isoform X2 → MVGCSWLWSHRNYLIIFLTPLLLLPLPLLIPTPAKCGYAIILMALYWCTECMPLAVTALLPVILFPMMGIMESGAVCVQYLKDSNMLFIGGLLVAIAVENWNLHKRIALRVLLVVGVRPALLMSGFMGVTAFLSMWISNTATTAMMVPIAQAVLGQLCATEARQDERELQVEGKDNQAFELDTKAPQREEINTKQDLVKIQQDHMYKDEERDADSPLERRRKERELKYQLLTKGMSLSVCYSASIGGTATLTGTTPNLILKGQVDELFPGNGDVINFASWFGFAFPNMVIMLILSWLWLQFMYMGFNMKKSFGCGKKNEGDKEAFAVMKEEYRKLGSMAFAEGAVLTIFVLLVVMWFTREPGFMPGWATVLFNKDGAFVTDGTVAIFMSSLFFIIPSRPFCRGSAEEEEGEAGEEGKKKQKAPAALLNWQVVHERMPWNIILLLGGGFALASGSEASGLSQWLGESLAPLQSIPPFGISLLLCLLVGTFTECSSNTATTTLFLPILASMATAIGLHPLYVMLPCTICASLAFMLPVATPPNAIVFSYGNLKVMDMVKAGFMLNMIGILTINLGINTWGDAMFQLSTFPDWANITHGIKP, encoded by the exons GCTAAGTGTGGCTATGCTATCATCCTGATGGCACTGTACTGGTGTACAGAGTGTATGCCCCTGGCTGTGACTGCCCTACTGCCTGTTATCCTCTTCCCTATGATGGGCATCATGGAGTCTGGAGCA GTGTGTGTCcagtacctaaaggactctaacaTGCTGTTCATTGGTGGTCTGTTGGTGGCCATCGCTGTTGAGAACTGGAATCTTCACAAACGCATCGCCCTCCGAGTACTACTAGTGGTGGGGGTACGACCGGCACT GCTGATGTCGGGGTTCATGGGTGTGACAGCCTTCCTTTCCATGTGGATCAGTAACACAGCCACCACAGCCATGATGGTGCCCATCGCCCAGGCTGTGCTAGGACAGCTGTGTGCCACAGAGGCCAGGCAGGATGAGCGGGAGCTGCAGGTTGAAGGGAAAGACAACCAGGCCTTCGAACTGGACACGAAAGCACCCCAAAGAGAAGAGATCAACACCAAACAGGACCTCGTCAAGATTCAGCAGGATCATATGT acaaggatgaggagagggatgCGGACTCACctctggagaggagaagaaaagagagagagttgaaGTACCAGCTCTTGACTAAAGGGATGAGTCTGAGTGTGTGCTACTCTGCCAGTATCGGAGGCACAGCCACCCTCACTGGCACCACACCCAACCTCATCCTCAAGGGACAGGTGGACGA GCTCTTCCCAGGTAATGGCGATGTGATCAACTTTGCGTCGTGGTTTGGCTTTGCCTTTCCCAACATGGTCATCATGCTTATCCTGTCCTGGCTCTGGCTGCAGTTCATGTACATGGGCTTCAA CATGAAGAAGTCATTTGGCTGCGGGAAGAAGAACGAGGGAGACAAGGAGGCGTTCGCAGTGATGAAGGAGGAGTACAGGAAGCTGGGGAGCATGGCCTTCGCCGAGGGGGCTGTGCTGACCATCTTTGTCCTGTTGGTGGTGATGTGGTTCACCAGAGAACCAGGCTTCATGCCAGGCTGGGCCACTGTACTGTTTAACAAGGATGGAGC GTTTGTGACAGACGGGACTGTTGCTATCTTCATGTCCTCGCTCTTCTTCATTATCCCCTCAAGGCCGTTCTGCCGTGGGAGtgctgaggaagaggagggagaggctgGGGAGGAAG GTAAGAAGAAGCAAAAGGCACCAGCTGCTCTGTTGAACTGGCAAGTGGTCCACGAACGCATGCCCTGGAATATCATCCTATTGCTGGGAGGAGGTTTTGCTTTGGCCAGCGGTAGCGAG GCATCTGGTCTGTCTCAATGGCTGGGTGAGAGTCTAGCTCCTCTACAGTCCATTCCTCCCTTCGGtatctctctgctactctgtctgTTGGTGGGGACCTTCACTGAGTGCTCCAGCAACACAGCTACTACCACACTGTTCCTGCCCATACTGGCCTCTATg GCCACAGCTATTGGGCTGCATCCTCTGTACGTGATGCTGCCCTGCACCATCTGTGCCTCGTTGGCTTTCATGTTGCCCGTGGCAACACCTCCCAATGCCATCGTCTTCTCCTATGGAAATCTCAAAGTCATGGACATG GTGAAGGCAGGCTTCATGCTGAACATGATCGGGATCCTGACCATCAACCTGGGCATCAACACCTGGGGAGACGCAATGTTCCAGCTCAGCACCTTCCCTGACTGGGCCAACATCACACATGGGATCAAGCcctga